From one Flavobacterium sp. N502536 genomic stretch:
- a CDS encoding tRNA-(ms[2]io[6]A)-hydroxylase — protein MGVLRLQLPTDPRWVNIVEKNIEEILTDHAWCEQKAATNAITIITNNSEHQDLVQDLLALAKEEIDHFEQVHNIIIKRGLKLGRERKDDYVNELYQYMKKSGDGSRVSGLVERLLFSAMIEARSCERFKVLSENIQDEELAVFYRELMESEAGHYTTFITYARKYGVGIDVEKRWREWLAFEESIITNYGKGETIHG, from the coding sequence ATGGGCGTACTAAGATTACAACTGCCAACCGACCCGCGATGGGTAAATATCGTAGAGAAAAATATTGAAGAAATCCTGACGGATCATGCCTGGTGCGAGCAAAAAGCAGCAACAAATGCCATTACGATTATCACGAATAATTCTGAACACCAGGATTTGGTGCAGGACTTATTGGCTTTAGCCAAAGAAGAAATCGATCATTTTGAGCAGGTGCACAACATTATCATTAAAAGAGGATTGAAGTTAGGGCGTGAGCGTAAAGACGACTATGTAAACGAACTGTACCAGTACATGAAGAAAAGCGGAGACGGAAGTCGTGTGTCAGGACTGGTGGAAAGACTATTGTTTTCGGCGATGATTGAGGCCAGAAGCTGTGAGCGTTTTAAAGTTCTGTCTGAAAACATTCAGGACGAAGAGTTGGCTGTTTTTTACAGAGAGTTAATGGAAAGCGAAGCGGGGCACTACACCACTTTTATTACCTATGCCCGAAAGTACGGCGTTGGAATTGACGTTGAAAAGCGTTGGAGAGAATGGCTTGCCTTCGAAGAATCTATTATTACCAACTACGGAAAAGGGGAGACTATTCACGGGTAA
- a CDS encoding GMP reductase, producing the protein MRIESDLKLGFKDVMIRPKRSTLKSRSEVSLEQNFKFLHSSASWFGIPIMAANMDTVGTFEMAKVLAKEKLFTAIHKHYSPQEWKEFLKDTTQDFYDYIAISTGTGKEDFEKIRQIITENPLLKFICIDVANGYSEHFVQFLKQTRKQYPDKVIIAGNVVTGEMVEELLLAGADIVKVGIGPGSVCTTRVKTGVGYPQLSAIIECADAAHGLGGHIISDGGCSTPGDVAKAFGAGSDFVMLGGMLAGHTESGGEMIEINGNKFKQFYGMSSTTAMDKHVGGVAEYRASEGKTVQVPFKGQVINTILDILGGLRSTCTYVGASRLKELTKRTTFIRVSEQENQVFTN; encoded by the coding sequence ATGAGAATAGAAAGTGATTTGAAATTAGGATTTAAAGATGTAATGATTCGTCCAAAAAGATCGACGCTAAAAAGCAGATCTGAAGTCTCTTTAGAGCAGAATTTTAAGTTTTTGCACAGTTCCGCATCCTGGTTTGGGATTCCGATTATGGCGGCCAATATGGATACTGTCGGAACTTTTGAAATGGCTAAAGTTTTAGCAAAAGAAAAACTCTTTACCGCAATTCACAAACACTATTCTCCGCAGGAATGGAAAGAATTTTTAAAAGACACCACTCAGGATTTCTACGATTATATCGCCATTAGTACCGGAACAGGAAAGGAAGATTTTGAAAAAATACGCCAAATTATTACCGAAAACCCTTTACTGAAATTCATTTGTATTGATGTTGCTAATGGCTATTCAGAACATTTTGTGCAGTTTTTAAAACAAACCCGCAAACAATATCCCGACAAAGTGATTATTGCCGGAAATGTAGTCACCGGAGAAATGGTTGAAGAACTATTGTTAGCCGGGGCCGACATTGTAAAGGTTGGTATTGGACCGGGTTCTGTTTGTACTACTCGTGTGAAAACGGGAGTAGGTTATCCGCAGCTTTCTGCCATTATTGAATGTGCCGATGCTGCTCACGGTTTAGGTGGACACATCATTAGTGATGGCGGTTGCAGTACACCGGGAGATGTGGCAAAAGCGTTTGGTGCCGGATCTGATTTTGTAATGTTGGGCGGAATGCTCGCCGGACACACAGAAAGCGGAGGAGAGATGATTGAAATAAACGGGAATAAATTCAAACAATTTTACGGAATGAGCTCTACAACCGCCATGGACAAGCATGTTGGAGGTGTGGCAGAATATAGAGCAAGCGAAGGTAAAACCGTGCAGGTACCTTTCAAAGGGCAGGTTATAAATACCATATTGGATATTTTGGGTGGTTTGCGAAGTACATGTACCTATGTAGGCGCTTCACGTCTAAAGGAACTTACCAAACGAACGACCTTTATAAGAGTAAGTGAACAGGAAAATCAGGTTTTTACAAATTAA
- a CDS encoding GNAT family N-acetyltransferase, whose amino-acid sequence MITISEATVSDIKLIQKIVHITWPITYGEILTKEQLVYMLDLFYSDEALTDQLIKKEQLFYRIDENQTNIGFIGIEHNYKGKAVTKIHKIYLLPETQGKGIGKKVIEEIEKLGAENNSQALSLNVNRFNTALGFYKKIGFEIIGESDLDIGNGYLMEDYVMEKKF is encoded by the coding sequence ATGATTACAATTTCAGAAGCTACAGTAAGCGATATTAAACTAATTCAGAAAATAGTACATATAACATGGCCGATTACATACGGTGAAATCTTAACAAAAGAACAATTGGTTTATATGTTAGATCTTTTTTACTCTGACGAAGCCTTAACCGATCAGTTAATTAAAAAAGAGCAATTGTTTTATAGAATTGATGAGAATCAAACCAATATCGGATTTATCGGAATCGAACACAATTATAAAGGAAAAGCAGTAACTAAAATTCATAAAATCTACCTTTTGCCGGAAACTCAGGGGAAAGGGATAGGTAAAAAAGTTATTGAAGAAATTGAAAAACTAGGGGCAGAGAACAATTCGCAGGCATTATCCCTAAATGTTAACCGATTTAATACCGCTCTGGGTTTTTATAAAAAGATAGGTTTTGAGATCATCGGAGAGTCAGATCTTGATATTGGAAATGGCTATTTGATGGAAGATTATGTAATGGAGAAAAAATTCTAA
- a CDS encoding pentapeptide repeat-containing protein yields MKKESQYFLDKEYNTIIYGRDDVNFKDFECCVFNNCNFSACTFLAVTFIDCIFNDCTFSEAKINYVAFRTATFNRCEIKEVNFAMCDKLIFEIHFYDCVLDFSKFYTLKIKGTTFTNCSLIAVDFMATDLTSVLFDNCDLYRSEFDKAIANKADFKTSYNYTIDPSKTKLKKAVFALKEVKGLLFKHDVIVS; encoded by the coding sequence TTGAAAAAAGAATCTCAATATTTCCTTGATAAAGAATACAATACCATCATTTACGGTAGAGATGATGTCAATTTTAAGGATTTCGAATGTTGTGTTTTCAATAATTGTAATTTTTCAGCCTGTACTTTTTTAGCCGTTACTTTTATTGATTGTATTTTTAACGACTGTACTTTTAGCGAAGCAAAAATCAATTATGTAGCCTTTCGTACCGCTACTTTTAACCGTTGTGAAATCAAAGAAGTTAATTTTGCCATGTGCGACAAACTGATCTTTGAAATTCATTTTTACGATTGCGTTTTAGATTTTTCAAAATTTTACACCTTAAAGATTAAAGGAACAACCTTTACCAATTGCAGTTTAATTGCCGTCGATTTTATGGCTACCGACCTCACAAGCGTGCTGTTTGACAATTGCGACCTGTATCGCTCTGAATTCGACAAAGCCATTGCCAATAAGGCCGACTTTAAAACCAGCTACAATTATACCATCGATCCCTCAAAAACCAAACTGAAAAAAGCTGTTTTTGCTTTGAAAGAAGTGAAAGGCTTGTTGTTTAAACATGATGTGATTGTGAGTTGA
- the aspA gene encoding aspartate ammonia-lyase — protein sequence MGSTRKEHDFLGELDIPNHLYYGIQTFRAVENFNITGIPISKEPLFIKALGYVKKAAALANKDCGALDAKIAEAICYGSDQVIAGKFDQEFVSDLIQGGAGTSVNMNANEVIANIGLEYLGHKKGDYNFLHPNNHVNCSQSTNDAYPSAFRIALYLKIESFIKTLEGLEVAFATKGEEFKSVLKMGRTQLQDAVPMTLGQEFNSYATTIGEDVRRLRDAQSLVLEINMGATAIGTRVNAPEGYPEICVNYLAKEVGIPLTLSPDLIEATVDTGAYVQIMGTLKRTAVKISKICNDLRLLSSGPRTGFNEINLPARQPGSSIMPGKVNPVIPEVVNQTCFYVIGQDLTVTMAAEAGQLQLNVMEPVIAFAMFTSLDYLSNAIQTLIDKCITGITANEAHCYNMVMNSIGIVTQLNPILGYEESASIAGEALKLNKSVHQIAVIERKLITQEKWDEIYSLDNLINPKFITK from the coding sequence ATGGGATCAACGAGAAAAGAGCATGATTTTTTAGGGGAATTAGACATTCCAAATCATCTATATTATGGTATCCAGACCTTCAGAGCAGTAGAGAATTTTAATATCACAGGAATTCCTATTTCAAAAGAACCTTTATTCATTAAAGCATTAGGTTATGTAAAAAAAGCAGCAGCTTTGGCAAACAAAGACTGTGGCGCATTAGACGCAAAGATTGCAGAAGCTATTTGTTATGGAAGTGACCAGGTAATTGCAGGTAAATTTGATCAGGAATTTGTGAGCGATTTAATTCAGGGTGGAGCCGGTACTTCGGTAAACATGAATGCTAACGAAGTAATTGCTAATATTGGTTTAGAATATTTAGGACATAAAAAAGGAGATTATAACTTTTTACACCCAAACAATCACGTAAACTGTTCTCAATCTACAAATGATGCATATCCGTCAGCTTTTAGAATTGCACTTTACCTTAAAATAGAGAGTTTTATTAAAACTTTAGAAGGCCTTGAAGTAGCTTTTGCTACAAAAGGAGAAGAATTTAAAAGTGTTCTGAAAATGGGAAGAACACAATTGCAGGATGCTGTTCCAATGACTTTAGGACAGGAGTTTAACTCTTATGCTACTACTATTGGAGAAGATGTTAGAAGATTAAGAGATGCTCAGAGTTTGGTTTTAGAAATCAATATGGGAGCGACTGCTATTGGAACAAGAGTAAACGCACCGGAAGGATACCCTGAAATTTGCGTGAATTACTTAGCGAAAGAAGTAGGTATTCCATTAACACTTTCTCCGGATTTAATTGAAGCTACAGTAGATACAGGTGCTTATGTTCAGATTATGGGAACATTGAAAAGAACCGCAGTTAAAATTTCAAAAATTTGTAACGATTTACGTTTGTTGAGCTCGGGACCAAGAACAGGTTTCAACGAAATCAACTTACCGGCACGTCAGCCAGGATCGTCTATCATGCCTGGAAAAGTAAATCCGGTAATCCCGGAAGTAGTAAACCAGACTTGTTTTTATGTAATCGGGCAGGATTTAACCGTAACTATGGCTGCTGAGGCTGGACAATTACAGTTAAATGTGATGGAGCCGGTAATTGCGTTTGCTATGTTTACTTCACTGGATTATCTTTCAAATGCAATTCAGACTTTAATCGATAAATGTATTACTGGAATTACTGCAAATGAGGCCCACTGCTACAATATGGTAATGAATAGTATTGGTATTGTAACACAGCTGAACCCAATTTTAGGGTATGAAGAAAGTGCAAGTATCGCAGGTGAAGCTTTGAAACTGAATAAAAGTGTACATCAGATCGCGGTGATTGAAAGAAAATTAATCACACAGGAAAAATGGGACGAAATTTATTCATTGGATAATTTAATCAACCCAAAATTCATTACGAAATAA
- a CDS encoding response regulator transcription factor translates to MKLLIVEDEPNLLSILRKGFAENNNEVSVALDGRTALEMIHNYNFDVVVLDVMLPDINGIEICRRLRASKNFVPVLLLTALGTSENIVTGLNAGADDYLVKPFKFGELDARVNALHRRAHQDTEKVDTITIGDLEINGRAKTVKREGESIILTAKEFKLLYYLAKNSGRIVSRDQILDNVWDINFDMNTNVVDVYITYLRKKIDKPFETKLIHTMKGLGYVIQP, encoded by the coding sequence ATGAAATTACTGATAGTAGAAGACGAACCAAATCTTTTGTCCATTTTAAGGAAAGGATTTGCCGAAAACAATAATGAAGTAAGTGTGGCTCTGGATGGCAGAACTGCTCTGGAAATGATTCACAATTATAATTTTGATGTTGTTGTTTTAGATGTAATGCTTCCCGATATTAACGGAATAGAGATTTGCAGAAGACTTCGCGCCAGTAAGAATTTTGTTCCGGTATTGCTATTAACCGCTCTTGGAACTTCAGAAAATATTGTGACCGGACTTAATGCAGGTGCCGACGATTATTTGGTAAAACCCTTTAAATTTGGAGAACTTGATGCCAGAGTAAACGCACTACACCGCAGAGCTCATCAGGACACCGAAAAGGTAGATACCATAACCATTGGCGATTTAGAAATAAACGGTCGTGCAAAAACGGTCAAAAGGGAAGGAGAATCAATCATTCTGACAGCCAAAGAGTTTAAATTGTTATACTACCTGGCTAAAAATAGCGGACGTATCGTTTCCCGGGACCAAATCTTAGACAATGTCTGGGATATTAATTTTGATATGAACACCAATGTTGTTGATGTTTACATCACCTATTTAAGAAAAAAAATCGATAAACCTTTTGAAACCAAACTCATCCACACCATGAAAGGTCTGGGCTACGTGATACAACCATAA
- a CDS encoding sensor histidine kinase: protein MDIRKKITYTYVALSSFSTLLLCIVVFVLFRENNRYHFLKRLEDRAKIVASIHFQNDPEKIKYYSNLKKNGLEELIEEEEFVLKINSANSFDYNTKLNLPNEFYTNILNTGRDYFEKENKYYLGQVFTENNQKYIVIVGARDRKGPTTTIYIVKIMLFGGIGFIFLAFFLGRFLAKRVINPVARITKEVNRISASNLHNRLPEVKNSDEISDLTETFNDMLDRLETSFEIQANFINNASHELKTPITTIIAESEIMLFKEREIPEYIQSLENIYSQASRLGNLTESLLKLTQTGYDGKKQVLDIARIDEVLMDVKSDLDKIYPDNRVSIKLNFAPKDSNLLLIPCNKPLLELAINNIITNGVKYSDNNEVFVTLSANQDWIKVAINDIGIGIPPEDIPHLYEPFFRGKIATKYIGYGLGLPLASKIIRMHDGEIQVQSEQNKGTIVTIVFNKTNTKKTNIKNSNL from the coding sequence ATGGATATAAGAAAAAAAATAACATACACTTATGTAGCCTTGTCGAGCTTTAGTACATTACTTCTATGTATTGTTGTTTTTGTTCTGTTCAGAGAAAATAATCGCTACCATTTCTTAAAAAGACTGGAAGACAGAGCTAAAATTGTAGCCTCTATTCATTTTCAGAACGATCCCGAAAAAATAAAATACTACAGTAATCTTAAAAAAAATGGACTGGAGGAGTTGATTGAAGAAGAAGAATTTGTTCTAAAAATAAACAGTGCCAATAGTTTTGATTACAACACCAAGCTGAATTTACCAAACGAGTTTTACACCAATATTTTAAATACCGGGAGAGACTATTTTGAGAAAGAGAACAAGTATTATTTGGGACAGGTTTTTACAGAGAACAACCAAAAATACATCGTAATTGTAGGTGCTCGTGACCGAAAAGGTCCGACAACGACAATTTATATCGTAAAAATCATGTTGTTCGGAGGGATTGGATTCATATTTCTTGCCTTCTTTTTGGGACGTTTTTTAGCCAAAAGAGTGATCAATCCGGTGGCGCGAATTACCAAAGAAGTAAATAGAATCAGTGCGTCTAATCTTCACAACCGCTTGCCGGAAGTCAAAAACTCCGATGAGATCTCAGACCTTACGGAAACCTTCAACGACATGCTGGACCGTTTGGAAACGTCATTTGAGATACAGGCCAATTTTATCAACAATGCGTCACACGAATTAAAAACGCCAATTACAACAATTATAGCGGAGTCGGAAATTATGCTTTTTAAAGAAAGAGAAATTCCGGAATACATTCAGTCTTTAGAAAACATTTACAGTCAGGCCTCGCGATTAGGAAATCTGACCGAAAGTTTGTTAAAGCTTACTCAGACAGGCTACGACGGTAAAAAGCAGGTTTTGGATATTGCCAGAATCGACGAAGTTCTGATGGATGTAAAATCTGATCTGGATAAAATTTATCCGGACAACCGCGTCAGCATCAAGTTGAACTTTGCTCCTAAAGACTCTAATTTGCTTTTAATTCCGTGCAACAAACCGCTTTTAGAACTTGCCATTAACAACATTATTACCAATGGTGTAAAGTATTCGGATAACAATGAGGTTTTTGTAACGCTTTCTGCCAATCAGGACTGGATTAAAGTAGCTATCAATGATATAGGGATTGGTATCCCGCCGGAAGACATTCCGCATTTGTACGAGCCTTTCTTTAGAGGTAAAATTGCAACCAAATATATCGGTTATGGTTTGGGGCTTCCATTGGCTTCAAAAATCATTCGCATGCACGATGGTGAGATTCAGGTACAGTCTGAACAAAACAAGGGGACTATTGTAACCATCGTCTTCAATAAAACAAACACGAAGAAAACCAACATTAAAAATTCTAATCTTTAA
- a CDS encoding bestrophin family protein produces MLLKKRIPMRYVLGKIKVELCLVMTYTILFEIFHHYFINVAIEIPIAIPTMVGTIISLLLAFKSNQAYDRWWEARIIWGSIVNESRTLVRQMLTFYKDPGFSVEANEFKENFTKRQIAWCYSLGQALRNKDAIKPIKDLISEEELNFVKNHQNIPNAILLLHGRDLRIAKKEKRLNAYQQVEIDNTLSRLCDAMGKCERIKNTIFPTTYSMYIRMTLCLFILLLPFGLISLLSWFAVPLITIIGGTFFLIEKMAIHLQDPFENRPTDTPVTAISNTIEKNLMQMLNEYQSEFDIIKEFDLKPDLKKAENNAYFVL; encoded by the coding sequence ATGTTATTAAAGAAAAGAATTCCAATGAGGTACGTTCTCGGGAAAATTAAAGTGGAATTGTGCCTTGTAATGACTTACACCATTTTATTCGAGATATTTCACCATTATTTCATCAATGTTGCGATCGAAATACCTATCGCGATTCCAACAATGGTAGGTACCATTATATCCTTATTATTAGCTTTTAAATCTAATCAGGCCTACGACAGATGGTGGGAAGCACGTATCATCTGGGGGTCGATTGTAAACGAGTCCAGAACGCTGGTACGACAGATGCTGACTTTTTATAAAGATCCGGGTTTTTCGGTAGAGGCAAACGAGTTCAAAGAAAACTTTACCAAAAGACAAATAGCGTGGTGTTACAGCTTAGGACAGGCCTTGCGTAACAAAGATGCCATAAAGCCTATTAAAGATTTAATTAGTGAAGAAGAACTGAATTTTGTCAAAAATCATCAGAACATTCCAAATGCGATCTTGTTACTTCATGGTAGAGATCTTAGAATTGCGAAGAAAGAAAAACGTCTAAACGCTTACCAGCAGGTAGAAATTGACAATACCTTATCAAGGTTATGTGATGCGATGGGGAAATGTGAGCGTATCAAGAATACGATTTTTCCAACCACTTACAGCATGTACATCAGAATGACTTTGTGTTTGTTCATACTGTTATTACCATTTGGATTAATCAGTTTGTTGAGCTGGTTTGCTGTTCCGTTAATTACCATTATTGGAGGAACGTTCTTTTTGATTGAAAAAATGGCGATCCATTTACAGGATCCGTTCGAAAACAGACCAACAGATACACCTGTTACAGCGATTTCGAATACAATTGAAAAGAATCTGATGCAAATGTTAAACGAGTATCAAAGTGAATTTGATATTATCAAAGAGTTTGATCTTAAACCCGATTTAAAGAAAGCGGAAAACAACGCTTATTTTGTTTTATAA